In Oryza sativa Japonica Group chromosome 11, ASM3414082v1, the following are encoded in one genomic region:
- the LOC4350453 gene encoding dehydrin Rab16B, with the protein MDNYQGQHGYGADRVDVYGNPVGAGQYGGGATAPGGGHGAMGMGGHAGAGAGGQFQPAREDHKTGGILHRSGSSSSSSSSEDDGMGGRRKKGIKEKIKEKLPGGNKGNNHQQQQMMGNTGGAYGQQGHAGMTGAGTGVHGAEYGNAGEKKGFMDKIKEKLPGQH; encoded by the exons ATGGACAACTACCAGGGGCAGCACGGCTACGGCGCCGACCGCGTCGACGTGTACGGCAACCCGGTCGGCGCCGGCcagtacggcggcggcgccaccgcgcccggcggAGGCCACGGAGCGATGGGGATGGGAGGtcatgccggcgccggcgccggcggccagtTCCAGCCGGCGAGGGAGGACCACAAGACCGGCGGCATCCTCCACCGCTCCGGCAGCTCAAGCTCCAGCTCG TCGTCTGAGGACGACGggatgggagggaggaggaagaagggaatcaAGGAGAAGATCAAGGAGAAGCTGCCCGGCGGCAACAAGGGCAAcaaccaccagcagcagcagatgatgGGGAACACTGGCGGCGCGTACGGGCAGCAGGGCCACGCCGGGATGaccggcgccggcaccggcgtGCACGGTGCGGAGTACGGCAACGCCGGCGAGAAGAAGGGATTCATGGACAAGATCAAGGAGAAGCTGCCCGGCCAGCACTAA
- the LOC4350454 gene encoding water stress-inducible protein Rab21 produces the protein MEHQGQHGHVTSRVDEYGNPVGTGAGHGQMGTAGMGTHGTTGGMGTHGTTGGMGTHGTTGTGGGQFQPMREEHKTGGVLQRSGSSSSSSSEDDGMGGRRKKGIKEKIKEKLPGGNKGEQQHAMGGTGGAYGQQGHGTGMTTGTTGAHGTTTTDTGEKKGIMDKIKEKLPGQH, from the exons ATGGAGCACCAGGGGCAGCACGGCCACGTGACCAGCCGCGTCGACGAGTACGGCAACCCGGTCGGCACCGGCGCCGGACACGGCCAGATGGGCACCGCCGGCATGGGGACGCACGGCACCACCGGCGGCATGGGAACGCACGGCACCACCGGCGGCATGGGGACGCACGGCACcaccggcaccggcggcggccagtTCCAGCCGATGAGGGAGGAGCACAAGACCGGCGGCGTCCTGCAACGCTCCGGCAGCTCCAGCTCAAGCTCG TCTGAGGATGATGGaatgggagggaggaggaagaaggggatcaAGGAGAAGATCAAGGAGAAGCTCCCCGGCGGCAACAAGGGCGAGCAGCAGCATGCCAtgggcggcaccggcggcgcctACGGGCAGCAGGGCCACGGCACCGGGATGACCACCGGCACCACCGGCGCAcacggcaccaccaccaccgacacCGGCGAGAAGAAGGGCATCATGGACAAGATCAAGGAGAAGCTGCCCGGCCAGCACTGA